The proteins below come from a single Gimesia alba genomic window:
- a CDS encoding ATP-binding protein, which produces MQKQTLYARIATKLRKWPIGDRLKVAIGLLVLVQVVSGIVTLFQFSKINQDISQLVNVEEPLEESILEMEIKAGEIARAVLDYVRDRNQKHLSKLISSRDGFVENYSRYQKLANSDKERILSNKIAVRYSDYNQMSASIIRLADHRDAALKVFVNHVNHINQLIDHERVKSNDDHSDDGLKKANASHNMEKYLNIAFGSIEEYIVKRNQSLLSRIFEAEQKFKIFEGKYLEAISNHVERQRIKEIDLEFAKATSYGNQVVNITDDIDQLLGKFEQNLDAINDLLHNQIHPLIHANTVIATHDADSSIQSAKIVISILAIIGTIFGLFSVWIISRGIVAPILELSDGVELIAAGNVEHRIQVDSQDEIGRLADAFNHMVEDLVIAHQEAEKASHIKSAFLANMSHEIRTPMTAILGFAEIMRQKNHDPETVRHIDTIKKNGEYLLELINDILDVSKIEADKLDVEAIQCSLIELIEDVKTLMEIRALDKGLDLSVIVEGKIPSWIQSDPIRLRQILINLLSNAIKFTKQGSVQLVIRATDLDSEAPSLQFDVIDTGIGMTEEQLSRLFQPFVQADSSTTRKYGGTGLGLTICKRLTNILGGEIVVKSDYGTGTTFTVSVKIGEIHDVEFVDQQAFKPELNDSLANPNKKTDFEMSYNILLAEDGLDNQKLIRFLLTKAGGKVTLAENGKRAVDLALDATENNQPFDVILMDMQMPELDGYAATKLLRSKGYHHPIIALTAHTMSGAREECLAAGCNNYATKPINRNQFFATIHECITAFHQNVETFH; this is translated from the coding sequence ATGCAGAAACAGACGCTATATGCACGAATTGCAACGAAATTGAGGAAATGGCCCATTGGAGACAGGCTTAAAGTCGCTATTGGCTTATTGGTATTAGTACAAGTCGTCAGCGGAATAGTCACCCTATTTCAATTCTCCAAGATCAATCAAGATATTTCACAACTCGTAAATGTTGAAGAACCGCTGGAAGAATCAATCCTTGAAATGGAGATCAAAGCGGGGGAAATTGCGAGAGCAGTGCTTGATTATGTGCGAGACAGGAATCAAAAACATCTTTCAAAATTAATCTCTTCCCGTGATGGTTTTGTTGAAAACTATTCGCGATACCAAAAACTCGCTAATTCGGATAAGGAACGAATCTTAAGTAATAAAATTGCCGTGAGATACTCAGACTACAATCAAATGTCTGCCTCAATTATTCGTTTAGCTGACCATCGAGATGCTGCACTAAAAGTATTTGTGAATCACGTCAACCACATTAATCAACTTATTGATCATGAGCGTGTGAAATCCAACGATGATCATTCAGATGATGGACTCAAAAAAGCAAATGCTTCTCATAATATGGAGAAATATTTGAATATCGCTTTTGGTTCGATTGAGGAATATATCGTTAAACGAAATCAAAGTTTATTATCTCGTATCTTTGAAGCAGAACAAAAATTCAAAATTTTTGAAGGCAAATATCTGGAAGCCATTTCGAATCATGTTGAAAGACAACGAATCAAAGAAATTGATTTGGAATTTGCGAAGGCGACTTCCTATGGAAATCAGGTTGTAAACATCACAGATGACATTGACCAGCTCCTTGGAAAATTTGAGCAAAACCTTGATGCGATTAATGACCTGCTCCATAATCAGATTCATCCACTAATTCATGCAAATACAGTGATCGCGACTCATGATGCAGATTCATCAATTCAATCCGCAAAAATAGTGATCAGTATTTTAGCGATTATCGGGACCATCTTTGGTCTGTTTTCAGTCTGGATTATATCGCGTGGGATTGTGGCTCCGATTTTAGAGCTCTCAGACGGCGTAGAACTGATCGCTGCCGGTAATGTAGAACATCGTATCCAGGTAGATTCGCAAGACGAAATAGGACGTTTAGCTGATGCATTTAACCATATGGTTGAAGACCTTGTCATTGCTCATCAGGAAGCTGAAAAAGCCAGTCACATCAAAAGCGCCTTTCTCGCAAATATGAGTCATGAAATTCGCACCCCCATGACTGCCATCCTTGGCTTTGCAGAAATCATGCGTCAAAAAAACCATGATCCGGAAACGGTGCGTCATATCGATACCATTAAAAAGAATGGGGAGTATCTACTTGAACTGATTAATGATATTCTCGATGTATCTAAAATTGAGGCAGATAAGCTCGACGTTGAGGCTATTCAATGCTCCCTGATCGAATTGATTGAAGATGTTAAAACGCTCATGGAAATCCGAGCCCTTGATAAAGGACTAGACCTGAGCGTCATCGTCGAAGGAAAAATTCCGAGTTGGATTCAAAGTGATCCCATTCGACTCCGTCAGATTTTGATAAATCTGTTAAGTAATGCCATTAAATTTACCAAACAGGGAAGCGTTCAACTGGTTATCAGGGCAACCGATCTTGATTCTGAAGCTCCCAGCCTACAGTTCGATGTCATTGATACTGGAATCGGGATGACAGAAGAGCAACTCTCACGATTATTCCAGCCTTTTGTACAAGCGGACTCTTCAACAACACGTAAATATGGAGGGACGGGACTAGGGTTAACGATTTGCAAACGACTGACCAATATTTTAGGAGGGGAAATAGTCGTTAAAAGTGATTATGGAACTGGGACCACCTTCACTGTGTCTGTCAAGATTGGAGAAATCCACGATGTCGAATTTGTGGACCAGCAAGCATTTAAGCCTGAATTGAATGACAGCTTAGCGAATCCCAACAAGAAAACGGATTTTGAAATGAGCTATAACATCTTACTGGCTGAGGACGGTCTTGATAATCAAAAATTAATACGTTTTTTGCTGACAAAAGCAGGCGGCAAAGTGACGCTCGCTGAAAATGGAAAACGAGCCGTCGATCTGGCTCTAGATGCAACCGAAAATAATCAGCCATTTGATGTCATATTAATGGACATGCAGATGCCGGAACTGGATGGGTACGCCGCGACAAAATTACTTCGATCGAAAGGCTATCACCATCCAATCATTGCATTAACTGCTCACACAATGAGTGGAGCACGTGAAGAATGCCTGGCTGCAGGCTGTAATAACTATGCGACTAAACCAATTAATCGTAACCAATTCTTTGCAACCATTCATGAGTGCATCACAGCGTTTCACCAAAACGTAGAAACGTTTCACTGA